The Phoenix dactylifera cultivar Barhee BC4 chromosome 9, palm_55x_up_171113_PBpolish2nd_filt_p, whole genome shotgun sequence genome window below encodes:
- the LOC103699131 gene encoding uncharacterized protein LOC103699131 isoform X1 encodes MSDRKTTDASEHASEEVPELMDQNEENSMPSSQAEEEAIRKKYGGIVPKKPPLISKDHERAYFDSADWALGKQGAPVEKPKGPLEALRPKLQPTPHQQVRSRRSIYTSSDTDEGGNAAPEANSNE; translated from the exons ATGTCGGACAGGAAGACCACTGATGCGAGTGAGCATGCTTCTGAGGAGGTTCCTGAACTCATGGACCAAAATGAAGAGAATTCAATGCCGTCATCCCAAGCAGAG gAGGAAGCAATCAGGAAAAAATATGGAGGAATAGTACCCAAAAAACCACCACTTATATCCAAG GATCATGAACGTGCTTACTTTGATTCTGCTGATTGGGCTCTAGGAAAG CAAGGTGCACCTGTTGAGAAGCCCAAAGGACCACTCGAGGCACTTCGCCCAAAATTGCAG cCTACGCCGCACCAGCAAGTGCGTTCACGGCGTTCTATATACACGTCTTCAGATACTGATG AGGGAGGCAATGCTGCTCCTGAGGCGAACAGCAATGAGTGA
- the LOC103699131 gene encoding uncharacterized protein LOC103699131 isoform X2, giving the protein MSDRKTTDASEHASEEVPELMDQNEENSMPSSQAEEEAIRKKYGGIVPKKPPLISKDHERAYFDSADWALGKQGAPVEKPKGPLEALRPKLQVINLYPFPSMLPDILSCKTESSFSPQ; this is encoded by the exons ATGTCGGACAGGAAGACCACTGATGCGAGTGAGCATGCTTCTGAGGAGGTTCCTGAACTCATGGACCAAAATGAAGAGAATTCAATGCCGTCATCCCAAGCAGAG gAGGAAGCAATCAGGAAAAAATATGGAGGAATAGTACCCAAAAAACCACCACTTATATCCAAG GATCATGAACGTGCTTACTTTGATTCTGCTGATTGGGCTCTAGGAAAG CAAGGTGCACCTGTTGAGAAGCCCAAAGGACCACTCGAGGCACTTCGCCCAAAATTGCAGGTGATAAATTTATATCCCTTTCCCAGCATGCTCCCTGACATTCTATCGTGTAAAACGGAAAGTTCCTTTTCTCCACAATAA
- the LOC103701751 gene encoding glycerol-3-phosphate acyltransferase 1 — MKRREKVFPMVLFSMAAHWFVSCYRAARKIRGYAFFRVGNSCRPQHISSPDPSVTRSCPLKGGAQTLLCDIQGSLLRSPSFFPFFMLVAFEGGNPLRALLLLLSFPLIWLLGNQNELSLRIMVLITFCGLRTRDMDTVVRAVLPKFYLESLNLHSYEVLASAAKRVVLTSLPRVMVEGFLREHLGVSDVVGAELQVVGGYYTGFASRGASMAVKHKAIKDLFGNSKPDVGLVSSCNPHDHLLVSHCKEIYVVNEQQSRSSGAGSLMPRGKYPKPLVFHDGRLAFLPTPLAAVSLFLWLPLGLTLAIVRALIGIVLPYNAAIIAGALTGVHLRVQGLSNMDTTTTIKSTRSARGNKGVLYACNHRTLLDPIMVGTALGKPVTAVTYSLSKMSELIAPVKTVRLTRNRERDADTMRRLLDEGDLIVCPEGTTCREPYLLRFSSLFAELADDIVPVAVDTKVSMFHGTTATGLKWLDPVFFLMNPWAEYRVEFLGRVPPELTCAGGCTGWDVANRIQRQLADALGFGCTTLTRKDKYLMLAGNEGGG; from the exons atgaagagaagagagaaggtgtTTCCCATGGTGTTGTTCAGTATGGCAGCACATTGGTTTGTGTCCTGTTATAGGGCAGCCAGGAAGATCAGAGGTTATGCTTTCTTTCGTGTAGGGAACTCATGTAGGCCACAACATATATCCAGCCCGGACCCTAGTGTAACCAGGTCGTGCCCTTTGAAGGGAGGGGCTCAAACTTTGCTGTGTGACATCCAGGGGAGCCTCCTCAGATCACcctccttctttcctttcttcatgTTAGTAGCTTTTGAAGGAGGCAATCCCCTGAGGGCTCTCCTCctgcttctttcttttcccctcATATGGCTCTTGGGCAACCAGAATGAGCTCAGTTTGAGGATTATGGTGCTCATCACCTTCTGTGGCCTGAGGACAAGGGACATGGACACTGTGGTCAGGGCAGTGCTGCCCAAGTTCTACCTGGAGAGCCTCAACCTTCATTCTTATGAGGTGCTGGCCTCCGCAGCGAAGAGGGTGGTCCTCACCAGCTTGCCCAGGGTCATGGTGGAAGGGTTTCTAAGGGAGCATCTTGGGGTGAGTGATGTTGTGGGGGCTGAGCTGCAGGTGGTTGGAGGCTACTATACTGGTTTCGCTTCTCGGGGGGCTTCCATGGCTGTGAAGCATAAGGCGATTAAGGATCTATTTGGTAATTCAAAGCCAGATGTTGGACTTGTGAGTTCATGCAACCCACATGACCACCTCTTGGTCTCCCACTGCAAG GAAATATACGTGGTAAACGAACAGCAGAGCAGGAGCAGCGGTGCAGGTTCGCTGATGCCCAGAGGAAAGTACCCAAAGCCATTGGTATTCCATGATGGCAGACTGGCCTTCCTGCCTACTCCTCTGGCCGCTGTCTCCCTCTTCTTGTGGCTCCCACTGGGACTAACCCTAGCCATCGTCCGTGCCCTTATCGGCATCGTCCTCCCTTACAACGCCGCAATCATTGCGGGGGCCCTCACGGGCGTCCACCTGAGAGTCCAAGGCCTAAGCAACATggacaccaccaccaccattaaAAGCACTCGCAGCGCTCGAGGTAACAAGGGAGTCCTATACGCGTGCAACCACAGGACCCTTCTGGACCCCATCATGGTGGGCACAGCACTCGGCAAGCCGGTCACGGCGGTCACGTACAGCCTGAGCAAAATGTCGGAGCTGATTGCGCCGGTGAAGACGGTGCGGCTGACGAGAAACCGGGAGCGAGACGCTGACACCATGCGGCGGCTGCTCGATGAAGGAGACCTGATTGTGTGCCCCGAGGGCACCACCTGCCGGGAGCCGTACCTGCTAAGGTTTAGCTCGCTTTTTGCGGAGCTGGCCGACGACATCGTGCCGGTGGCGGTGGATACGAAGGTGAGCATGTTTCACGGGACCACGGCCACCGGGCTCAAGTGGCTGGACCCGGTGTTCTTCTTGATGAACCCCTGGGCGGAGTACAGGGTGGAGTTTCTGGGGAGGGTGCCGCCGGAGCTGACATGCGCCGGGGGTTGCACCGGGTGGGACGTGGCCAACCGGATCCAGAGGCAGCTGGCCGACGCACTGGGGTTCGGATGCACGACGCTCACCCGGAAGGACAAGTACCTGATGCTGGCCGGGAATGAAGGGGGTGGTTAA
- the LOC103699211 gene encoding protein MEI2-like 2 translates to MEQSSGGLKPTGPSNIYPVKNAQKIRSSAWGIPSGSNAYHGSSDASLFSSSLPVLRHEKLMEEASSQMNNLSKKIDGKDSVDDLDLHGIGSLLPDDEEELLAGIMDDFDLSGLPSHVEELEEYDLFGSGGGIELDSDPTEGLTIGMAKASIADGYTGNGISQYSLPNGVGTVAGEHPYGEHPSRTLFVRNINSNVEDSELRSLFEQYGDIRTLYTACKHRGFVMISYFDIRAARTAMRALQNKPLRRRKLDIHFSIPKDNPSDKDMNQGTLVIFNLDASVSNDELRQRFGAYGEVKEIRETPHKRHHKFIEFYDVRAAEAALRALNKSDIAGKRIKLEPSRPGGARRSLMQQLTYELEHDESRIYRHYVGSPITSSPPGTWAQYGSPGDNNPLQALSRSPTGGAMSPMGSNHLPGLASVLPPVMSNSVKIPPIGKDQNRDNHAEQVLFNSNSSQGVAFQHSRSFPEHSGVVSSSPGTLNSFGLSTSHASGIGTLSGPQFLWGSPTPYSEHSQSSAWQSPSMGQSFTSNGHAQGHGFLYSNHNGSFLGSSHPYDHHHVGSAPSGLPFERHFGFFPESPDASFMNQVTFGNMGICRNDGSLMMNMSAGASMNLGNALSGNTSDNSSPNFRMISSQRLGHTFFGNAPYTGPGFASSEGLVERGRSRRAENSGSQVDSKKQYQLDLEKIVSGEDTRTTLMIKNIPNKYTSKMLLAAIDENHKGTYDFLYLPIDFKNKCNVGYAFINMVSPSHIISFYQAFNGKKWEKFNSEKVASLAYARIQGKVALVAHFQNSSLMNEDKRCRPILFHFEGTEAGDQEPFPLNGMNICVRQQDGTVSAGVLAESPAKNSPSEKPEKSTLPENGSESW, encoded by the exons ATGGAGCAGTCATCGGGTGGTTTAAAGCCAACAG GTCCTTCAAATATTTATCCAGTGAAGAATGCACAGAAGATCAGAAGCAGCGCATGGGGAATACCATCTGGATCCAATGCATATCATGGATCAAGTGATGCAAGCCTTTTCTCAAGCTCGTTACCGGTTCTTCGACATGAGAAAT TGATGGAAGAAGCTTCTTCTCAAATGAATAATCTGAGTAAAAAGATTGATGGTAAGGATTCTGTGGATGATCTTGACCTCCATGGAATTGGGAGCCTGTTACCTGATGATGAAGAGGAGCTTTTAGCTGGAATAATGGATGATTTTGACCTTAGTGGGTTGCCTAGTCATGTGGAAGAGTTGGAAGAGTATGATCTTTTCGGCAGTGGAGGCGGTATAGAATTGGATTCTGATCCTACAGAGGGCCTCACCATTGGGATGGCAAAAGCAAGTATTGCTGATGGCTATACTGGTAATGGGATTAGTCAGTACAGCCTTCCAAATGGTGTTGGCACTGTTGCCGGTGAACATCCATATGGAGAGCATCCGTCTAGAACTTTATTTGTGCGAAACATTAATAGTAATGTTGAAGATTCAGAATTGCGGTCTCTGTTTGAG CAATATGGGGACATCCGGACTCTTTACACTGCATGCAAGCACAGGGGATTTGTGATGATATCTTACTTTGATATTAGAGCTGCTCGAACTGCTATGCGTGCATTACAAAATAAGCCCCTACGAAGGAGAAAACTCGATATTCATTTTTCAATTCCCAAG GACAATCCATCTGACAAAGATATGAACCAAGGAACTCTTGTAATTTTTAATTTGGATGCATCAGTTTCAAATGATGAACTTCGTCAAAGATTCGGGGCTTATGGGGAAGTAAAGGAG ATAAGGGAGACTCCACACAAGCGGCACCATAAATTTATTGAGTTCTATGATGTCAGAGCAGCAGAAGCTGCCCTACGGGCATTGAACAAGAGTGACATAGCTGGCAAACGAATAAAGCTGGAACCTAGCCGTCCTGGTGGGGCTCgtagaag CTTGATGCAGCAATTGACTTATGAATTGGAACATGATGAAAGCAGAATTTATAGGCATTATGTGGGATCACCTATAACCAGCTCTCCTCCAG GTACATGGGCACAATATGGCAGTCCAGGTGATAATAATCCACTTCAAGCTCTGAGCAGGTCCCCAACTGGGGGAGCTATGAGCCCTATGGGCAGCAATCATTTGCCTGGATTAGCTTCTGTACTTCCTCCTGTGATGTCAAACTCTGTGAAAATCCCTCCAATTGGGAAAGACCAAAATAGGGATAACCATGCAGAACAGGTTCTTTTTAATAGCAATTCATCACAGGGAGTTGCATTTCAGCATTCTCGCTCCTTTCCAGAGCATAGCGGAGTGGTGAGCTCAAGTCCAGGAACTCTAAATTCTTTTGGTCTTTCAACTTCACATGCATCTGGAATTGGAACATTGAGTGGACCCCAGTTTCTCTGGGGTAGCCCAACTCCTTATTCAGAGCATTCCCAATCATCTGCTTGGCAGTCGCCATCTATGGGACAGTCATTCACATCCAATGGCCATGCGCAAGGGCATGGATTTCTTTATTCAAATCACAATGGTTCTTTCCTTGGGTCATCTCACCCTTATGATCACCATCACGTGGGGTCAGCTCCCTCTGGTCTTCCTTTTGAAAGGCACTTTGGTTTTTTTCCAGAGTCACCAGATGCATCTTTCATGAACCAGGTCACATTTGGAAATATGGGTATTTGTCGAAATGATGGAAGTTTAATGATGAATATGAGTGCTGGGGCCTCCATGAATCTTGGAAATGCTTTGTCTGGAAACACATCTGATAATAGTTCACCCAATTTCAGAATGATTTCCTCACAGAGACTGGGCCATACATTTTTCGGGAATGCTCCATATACTGGACCAGGTTTTGCTAGCAGTGAGGGTCTGGTTGAGCGAGGTCGCAGTCGACGAGCCGAAAACAGTGGGAGTCAAGTGGATAGCAAGAAGCAGTATCAGCTTGACTTGGAAAAAATAGTCAGCGGGGAAGATACCCGGACAACATTGATGATAAAGAACATTCCAAATAA GTACACCTCCAAGATGTTGTTAGCAGCCATTGACGAAAATCATAAGGGTACCTATGACTTTCTCTACTTGCCAATTGATTTTAAG AACAAATGCAATGTTGGTTATGCATTTATAAACATGGTATCTCCTTCTCATATCATCTCCTTTTATCAG GCATTCAATGGGAAGAAATGGGAGAAGTTTAATAGTGAAAAAGTTGCCTCATTGGCATATGCCAGAATTCAGGGCAAAGTGGCACTCGTTGCCCACTTCCAGAACTCAAGCTTGATGAATGAAGACAAGCGGTGCCGTCCTATTCTTTTCCATTTTGAGGGGACCGAAGCTGGTGATCag GAACCATTTCCATTGAATGGCATGAACATTTGTGTGCGGCAACAAGATGGGACTGTTTCAGCAGGTGTCCTGGCAGAAAGTCCAGCAAAGAATAGCCCAAGCGAGAAGCCAGAGAAGAGCACCCTACCCGAAAATGGCTCGGAAAGTTGGTAA